The Pseudomonas sp. MPC6 nucleotide sequence GCTGCCGGTTGGTCCGCCTGCTTCATTGGCGCGATGCAGGTGGCGGCGCGCGAAATGCAGGTCAAGCTGCCGCCTGACCTGAGCATCGATGCTGAAGTTGACTTGGGTACCAATGCGGGCGGTTACCTGCTCCAGGCCCGCCTCAACATCAAACTGCCGGGCATGGACCCGGAAACGGCCCGCAAGCTGGTGGATAAAGGCCACCAATTGTGTCCGTACTCCAAGGCCACTAGGGGCAATATCGAGGTTGAGATCAACCTGGCCTGAACCTGAACTGTCATCGCGAGGGTGAAGCCGACGCTTCACCCTCGCGATGAATTGATGGACAGGCAAGTCGATACGCTGCTGCGATTTGTATCGGTACGTATCCACCGCCCCGACAGCTACCTTCGCATACAAAACCATGGGTCTGGCGACACTTGCGCGATACACGGCGGCCTCCCAATAGAGCCACCGCATCTCGCGGCAAACCTGGCGCGGCCTTGCCGTGTAACCCCTGGAGAAATGCGATGTCCCGTATCAACTTGCGCAACACCACCGGCCTGCTGGCCATTGCCGCCAGCGTGGCGCTCACTGCCTTCGCAGGCGTTTCCCAAGCACAGGAGCCGGCCAAAAGCTGGCAGACCGGGATCCACCGCACGGACCTGTTGAAACGCGACCTGGATGTTGCCGGGCGTGAGGTGATCCAGGTTCTTGTCGATATCGATCCGGGTGTGTCATCGCCCAAGCATTCTCACCCCGGTGTGGAAGTTGCCTACGTCCTGGAGGGCACGTTCGAGTATCAGCTCGAGGGACAGCCACCGGTCACGCTCAAGGCCGGTGAATCCCTGTACATCCCCGCTGGTACTGCGCATGTCGCGAAGAACGTCGGTGCAGGCAAGGCGTCGGAG carries:
- a CDS encoding organic hydroperoxide resistance protein, yielding MSQLEKVLYTAKVHTTGGRDGASRSDDGRLDVKHSSPGGPGDGTNPEQLFAAGWSACFIGAMQVAAREMQVKLPPDLSIDAEVDLGTNAGGYLLQARLNIKLPGMDPETARKLVDKGHQLCPYSKATRGNIEVEINLA
- a CDS encoding cupin domain-containing protein, which translates into the protein MSRINLRNTTGLLAIAASVALTAFAGVSQAQEPAKSWQTGIHRTDLLKRDLDVAGREVIQVLVDIDPGVSSPKHSHPGVEVAYVLEGTFEYQLEGQPPVTLKAGESLYIPAGTAHVAKNVGAGKASELATYIVKKGVPAVELSK